Proteins encoded in a region of the Planococcus citri chromosome 1, ihPlaCitr1.1, whole genome shotgun sequence genome:
- the LOC135850033 gene encoding uncharacterized protein LOC135850033, with protein MPETSENAEKLKALSTRKSRLRSSLTRSMSYVSEKLATADFNEVKVKLTMVEDIYKNYLALLDEFDNFEVPDLDPFIEKFEDDYIAIKGKLESSIEKFSNSSAVPGFKRQCTTESGGSGSCCSSSKATIKLPKLELKKYGGNLLEFESFWSSFNSAVHNTDLEATDKFTYLRNNLVGEAELLLKGMGTTAANYPIAYEMVKKKFGNKKKLIDLLYDNLTKIPKSNKWTKNLRNTYDNIESNLHALEGVGENIQNNTILYSMIMKKFPFDIIMKADLDVASNDLSELRQKVGELIWKQEQYCGTTESLITGDRKPSKKCIYCGETSHYSDECSKITTLEDRRKKLNGRCIICLNPGHLAKDCTVNKPCVHCKKRRSHHRSLCIKLFSKEVSNPEPTESLLMKDQEGNLLAATINVGNESRVQKVTSILDSGSRRSYITTRLADKLKLKPLHYETIRISTICSEAPREISTKVVSLDIFTNDGEKIKITANTIPKIINRINHHDIKLDSRFKKFKLAEVDKNLVPELLIGNDYMFDFMVMEKVIIDDSTSLINSKFGWLVVGRIDKNHETPVFFSEIEMVENLWKLDAIGIDDSTSVEDIGDELAVKSFYDNIELIDNRYEVAWPWKEYPPDLKSNKGLAYGRLKSQMRKFEKNKELFDEYDKVIEY; from the exons atgccgGAAACCAGCGAAAATGCCGAAAAGCTAAAAGCGTTATCCACCCGAAAGTCCAGACTTCGTTCTTCACTGACTAGAAGTATGTCATACGTAAGTGAGAAGCTGGCGACGGCAGATTTTAACGAAGTTAAAGTGAAATTGACAATGGTCGAAGAtatatataaaaattatcttGCTTTACTTGACGAATTCGACAACTTCGAAGTTCCGGATCTGGACCCTTTCATAGAAAAATTCGAAGATGACTACATCGCCATTAAAGGTAAATTAGAAAGCAGtatcgaaaaattctctaatAGCAGTGCTGTTCCAGGTTTTAAAAGACAGTGTACAACTGAATCTGGTGGTAGCGGTAGTTGTTGTTCTTCTTCAAAAGCTACGATTAAGTTACCAAAGTTGGAGTTGAAGAAATATGGTGGTAATCTACTTGAATTCGAATCGTTTTGGTCTTCGTTCAACTCAGCTGTACATAATACTGATTTAGAAGCAACTGATAAATTTACGTACTTGAGAAATAACCTGGTAGGCGAAGCTGAATTATTGTTGAAAGGTATGGGTACCACTGCTGCAAACTATCCAATCGCATacgaaatggtaaaaaagaagtttggtaataaaaagaaattaattgatttattatacgataatttaacgaaaattccaaaaagtaacaaatggactaaaaatttgcgaaatactTACGATAATATTGAATCGAATTTACATGCTTTAGAAGGTGTaggtgaaaatattcaaaacaacaCCATACTGTACTCGATGATTATGAAGAAGTTTCCATTTGATATAATTATGAAAGCCGATTTGGATGTTGCAAGTAACGATTTATCCGAATTGAGGCAGAAAGTTGGCGAATTGATATGGAAACAAGAGCAATATTGTG gtactaCAGAGAGCTTGATAACTGGTGATAGAAAACCGagtaaaaaatgtatctattgCGGTGAAACGTCACATTATTCCGATGAATGCAGCAAAATAACGACATTGGAAGACCGAAGAAAGAAATTGAATGGTCGTTGCATCATTTGTTTGAATCCTGGTCATCTCGCTAAAGACTGTACGGTAAACAAACCATGTGTACATTGTAAGAAACGTCGTAGTCATCATCGTAGTTtatgtattaaattattttcaaaagaagttaGTAATCCTGAACCAACTGAATCTTTACTAATGAAAGATCAAGAAGGTAACCTGTTAGCAGCCACAATCAACGTTGGTAATGAAAGTCGTGTTCAGAAAGTTACCTCAATTCTGGATAGCGGTTCAAGAAGATCGTACATTACTACGAGGTTGGccgataaattaaaattgaagccTCTTCATTATGAAACGATTAGAATTTCTACGATTTGTTCCGAAGCTCCtcgagaaatttcaaccaaGGTCGTTAGtttagatatttttacaaatgatggtgaaaaaataaaaatcactgcaAATACGATACCTAAAATTATTAATCGAATAAATCACCACGATATTAAGTTAGATTCCAGATTCAAGAAATTCAAGCTCgctgaagttgataaaaatcttgtACCTGAACTCCTGATTGGAAATGACTACATGTTCGATTTTATGGTCATGGAAAAAGTAATTATTGATGATTCAACTTCGTTaatcaattcgaaatttggATGGCTGGTTGTTGGTCGAATCGATAAAAACCACGAAACTCCAGTTTTCTTCTCCGAGATTGAAATGGTAGAAAACCTATGGAAATTAGATGCGATTGGGATAGATGATTCAACCTCAGTGGAGGATATTGGCGATGAACTTGCGGTAAAAAGTTTTTATGATAATATAGAATTGATAGATAATCGTTATGAAGTAGCTTGGCCCTGGAAAGAGTACCCTCCTGATTTAAAATCGAACAAAGGGCTCGCCTACGGTCGTTTGAAATCTCAGAtgagaaaattcgaaaagaacAAAGAATTATTCGACGAATATGACAAAGTGATCGAATACTAA